The window CGCCGGCCCAGAGAACACCGACACCGACTTCACCTGGGACGAGTTCGTCCGCCGCGTGAACAACGAGCTGGCCAACGGCTGGGGCAACCTGGTCAACCGCACCGTCTCCATGGCGCACAAGAACTTCGGTGAGGTCCCCACCCCGGGCGAGCTCACCGACGCCGACACCGCCATCCTCGACCTGGCGGCCCGGACCTTCGACATCGTCGGCGAGAACCTGGCGCTGTCGAAGTTCAAGAACGGCATCACCGCCGCCATGCACGTCGTCGGTGAGGCCAACGCCTACATCGCCGACCAGGAGCCGTGGAAGCTGGCCAAGGACGAGTCCCAGCGTGAGCGTCTGGCCACCGTCCTGTGGACCGCCCTGCAGGTGGTCTCCGACTGCAACACCCTGCTCACCCCGTACCTGCCGCACATCGCGCAGCAGGTGCACGAGACCCTCGGCCGGGAGGGCGTGTGGGCCGCGAAGCCGGAGATCCGGGAGGTCACCGACGACATGCCGGTCGAGCTCGTCGGCGTCGGCCTGCCCGAGGAGGGCGCGTCCTACCCGGTGATCACGGGTGACTACACGCAGCAGCAGGCTGTGTGGGAGCGGGTCGAGGTCGTCCCGGGTACGCCGCTGAGCAAGCCGCAGCCGCTCATCCAGAAGCTGGACCCGGAGCTGGCGGAGACCGGCCCGGAGTGGGCCCCGGTCCAGTAAAAGGTGTGACGTACTAGGCTGGGCCTCCACACAACGCTAGGAGGTCCAGTGTGAGTACCCCACGTCCGCGGTCGACGCAGGCCCTGTCTGCGCTCCTGCTCTTCGCCGCCGTGTTCTTCGCGGCGGTCAACCTGCGCTCCGGCATCTCCTCCCTCGGCGCCGTGCTCGGCGACGCCCTCGAGGCCTTCGGTGCCGGCGGTTCCCTCGCCGGCGTCATCACGGCGATCCCCGGCCTGTTCTTCTCCCTGCTGGGTCTGCTGGCGGTACCGCTGGCCACCCGGCTGGGGCTGTCGCGCACGCTCTTCATCGGCATGGCGTTGTCGCTGCTCGGCCTGGCGGCGCGCCCCTGGGTGGGCGACGTATGGGCGTTCATCGTGCTCACCGTCTCCGTCACGGTGGGTATTGCGCTGGCGAACGTGCTGCTGCCGGCGTGGATCAAGAACCACGGCGGCCGCCACATCGTCGCCCTCATGACGGTCTACGGGTCGGTGCTGGGCATCTCGGGTGCCGCCGGGCCGCTGACCGCCCTGCTCTCCGACGACTTCCGCTGGGCCCTGTTCCTCTGGGCCATCCCCGCTGCCCTGCAGGTCGTCGTCTGGTTCTTCGTCGTCCTGCGCGTCGGACGCGACGTGCCGACGTCCACCTCGCCGCGGGCGGCGGGGGAGCAGGGGGGCGTCGTGAAGCAGGTGTCCCTGTGGAGGTCCCCGACGGCGGTGTTCCTCATGCTGTTCTTCGGTCTGCAGTCGATGCACGCGTACATCCAGATGGGCTGGCTGCCGAAGATCTACGTCGACCACGGGGTCCCCGCCTCCACCGCGAGCCTGGCGCTGGCGCTGGTCGGCAGCTTCAACATCGTCGGCGGGCTCATCATGCCGGTCATCATCGACCGGCTGCGTTCCATCGTGTGGCTGCCGGTGCTCTTCTCCGCGCTCATGGGGGCGGGGTACGTGGGCCTGTGGCTGGCGCCTGCCGCCTCGCCGATGCTGTGGGCGTCACTGCTGGGCGTCGGCGGCTTCTGCTTTCCGACGGCCATCGCCCTCATCCCCGCCCGCTCCCGCGTCCCGCTGGTCACCGCCCGGCTCTCCGGTTTCGTCCAGCCGGTCGGCTACGTCATCGCGGCAGTCGGTCCGCTCGTGGTGGGCGTGGTGCGCGAGTCGACGGGGGACTGGTCGCTCATCCTCCCGGTGCTCGCCGCGATCTGCGTGCTCATGGGAGCGGTGGGTTTCCGGGCCGCCCGCAACGTGTACATCGACGATGAACTCGCAGCTCAGGCCTAATGTCGGGGACGTGGTCTAGCGTGGGGGCCATGCAGGCAACCAGAGATCGGGCCAATGAACTCCTCACCGGCATCGCGGGGCCGGGCGCGCAGCTGCGCGACGACCAGTGGACCGCGATCGACGCACTCGTGAACGCG of the Corynebacterium humireducens NBRC 106098 = DSM 45392 genome contains:
- a CDS encoding MFS transporter, translated to MSTPRPRSTQALSALLLFAAVFFAAVNLRSGISSLGAVLGDALEAFGAGGSLAGVITAIPGLFFSLLGLLAVPLATRLGLSRTLFIGMALSLLGLAARPWVGDVWAFIVLTVSVTVGIALANVLLPAWIKNHGGRHIVALMTVYGSVLGISGAAGPLTALLSDDFRWALFLWAIPAALQVVVWFFVVLRVGRDVPTSTSPRAAGEQGGVVKQVSLWRSPTAVFLMLFFGLQSMHAYIQMGWLPKIYVDHGVPASTASLALALVGSFNIVGGLIMPVIIDRLRSIVWLPVLFSALMGAGYVGLWLAPAASPMLWASLLGVGGFCFPTAIALIPARSRVPLVTARLSGFVQPVGYVIAAVGPLVVGVVRESTGDWSLILPVLAAICVLMGAVGFRAARNVYIDDELAAQA